The Oncorhynchus mykiss isolate Arlee chromosome 30, USDA_OmykA_1.1, whole genome shotgun sequence genome includes a window with the following:
- the LOC110521328 gene encoding bile acid-CoA:amino acid N-acyltransferase isoform X1 has product MTEKAASPMLLLHPSRGLIDEKFSLIVQNLSQIQDITLHALIHSDDGDYWEAFGHYVSDATGFVNVANDSSLGGTYDGVEPMGLLWSMRPVPGSRIGLRLRKKEVHTPMVVHISVYRGHMSQGFREQVALASVVTERWYMAPGVRRVDITEGGITGTLFLPPGPGPFPALLDLWGGGGGLVEYRSALLSSHGFVSLALEYMTPRTSGGSTSHVGNEYFEAAFTVLKQHPQVCGDSIAILGLSFGTSVALGMAVYSTVIQPRCLVCVSGSHVQPVKGSLSDVFGEINKNVRNTRYDEENRVIWRDLLLPIPTDPTKKVDVGQLKCPVLMIVGEDDQNWPATESAEDMKQMMEKAGNSHLLTTLSYPGAGHLIEPPYSPHIRASNFMVAETKQKLVVLWGGETAPHGHAQEDSWKKILSFLEEHLYRSTDVTSQSNL; this is encoded by the exons ATGACTGAAAAAGCAGCGTCGCCCATGCTTTTGCTTCACCCATCCAGGGGACTAATCGATGAAAAGTTCAGTTTAATCGTCCAAAATTTGTCACAAATTCAAGATATCACCTTGCACGCGCTGATCCACTCAGATGATGGCGACTACTGGGAGGCCTTTGGCCACTATGTTAGTGATGCTACAGGATTTGTAAATG TTGCCAATGATTCTAGTTTAGGAGGGACATATGATGGCGTGGAACCCATGGGACTGTTGTGGAGCATGAGACCAGTACCTGGCAGTAGAATTGGACTCAG GTTGAGGAAGAAGGAGGTCCACACTCCCATGGTGGTGCACATCTCTGTGTACAGGGGACACATGAGTCAGGGTTTCAGAGAGCAGGTGGCCCTGGCGAGTGTCGTCACAGAGCGCTGGTACATGGCCCCAGGAGTCCGCAGGGTCGACATCACAGAGGGAGGGATCACAGGGACCCTATTCCTGCCACCAG GACCCGGGCCCTTCCCTGCCCTGTTGGACCTGTGGGGTGGAGGTGGCGGTCTGGTGGAGTATCGCTCTGCCCTCCTGTCGTCGCATGGCTTTGTCTCTCTGGCCCTGGAGTACATGACACCCCGGACCTCTGGGGGCTCAACCTCTCATGTGGGGAACGAATACTTTGAG GCTGCGTTCACTGTTCTAAAACAGCACCCTCAGGTGTGTGGGGACAGTATAGCGATACTGGGCCTGTCCTTTGGGACCTCAGTGGCTTTGGGGATGGCCGTGTACTCCACTGTGATTCAG CCCAGGTGTTTGGTATGTGTGAGTGGCAGTCATGTCCAGCCGGTGAAAGGCTCACTCTCTGATGTCTTCGGCGAGATTAATAA AAACGTCCGTAACACTCGCTATGATGAGGAGAATCGAGTGATCTGGCGGGATCTGCTCCTACCCATTCCAACTGATCCAACCAAGAAAGTGGAT GTGGGGCAGCTGAAATGTCCTGTTCTAATGATAGTGGGTGAGGATGACCAAAACTGGCCTGCCACTGAGTCAGCAGAGGAC atgaagcagatgatgGAAAAAGCAGGAAACAGTCACCTGCTGACCACTCTGTCCTACCCTGGAGCTGGTCACCTGATTGAACCTCCGTATAGTCCTCATATCCGTGCCAGCAACTTCATGGTGGCTGAGACAAAACAAAAGT TGGTGGTTCTTTGGGGAGGAGAGACAGCACCACACGGTCACGCACAGGAAGACTCCTGGAAGAAGATCCTTTCTTTTCTGGAGGAGCACCTATATCGAAGCACAGATGTGACCTCACAGTCAAATCTGTGA
- the LOC110521328 gene encoding peroxisomal succinyl-coenzyme A thioesterase isoform X2, with amino-acid sequence MTEKAASPMLLLHPSRGLIDEKFSLIVQNLSQIQDITLHALIHSDDGDYWEAFGHYVSDATGFVNGGTYDGVEPMGLLWSMRPVPGSRIGLRLRKKEVHTPMVVHISVYRGHMSQGFREQVALASVVTERWYMAPGVRRVDITEGGITGTLFLPPGPGPFPALLDLWGGGGGLVEYRSALLSSHGFVSLALEYMTPRTSGGSTSHVGNEYFEAAFTVLKQHPQVCGDSIAILGLSFGTSVALGMAVYSTVIQPRCLVCVSGSHVQPVKGSLSDVFGEINKNVRNTRYDEENRVIWRDLLLPIPTDPTKKVDVGQLKCPVLMIVGEDDQNWPATESAEDMKQMMEKAGNSHLLTTLSYPGAGHLIEPPYSPHIRASNFMVAETKQKLVVLWGGETAPHGHAQEDSWKKILSFLEEHLYRSTDVTSQSNL; translated from the exons ATGACTGAAAAAGCAGCGTCGCCCATGCTTTTGCTTCACCCATCCAGGGGACTAATCGATGAAAAGTTCAGTTTAATCGTCCAAAATTTGTCACAAATTCAAGATATCACCTTGCACGCGCTGATCCACTCAGATGATGGCGACTACTGGGAGGCCTTTGGCCACTATGTTAGTGATGCTACAGGATTTGTAAATG GAGGGACATATGATGGCGTGGAACCCATGGGACTGTTGTGGAGCATGAGACCAGTACCTGGCAGTAGAATTGGACTCAG GTTGAGGAAGAAGGAGGTCCACACTCCCATGGTGGTGCACATCTCTGTGTACAGGGGACACATGAGTCAGGGTTTCAGAGAGCAGGTGGCCCTGGCGAGTGTCGTCACAGAGCGCTGGTACATGGCCCCAGGAGTCCGCAGGGTCGACATCACAGAGGGAGGGATCACAGGGACCCTATTCCTGCCACCAG GACCCGGGCCCTTCCCTGCCCTGTTGGACCTGTGGGGTGGAGGTGGCGGTCTGGTGGAGTATCGCTCTGCCCTCCTGTCGTCGCATGGCTTTGTCTCTCTGGCCCTGGAGTACATGACACCCCGGACCTCTGGGGGCTCAACCTCTCATGTGGGGAACGAATACTTTGAG GCTGCGTTCACTGTTCTAAAACAGCACCCTCAGGTGTGTGGGGACAGTATAGCGATACTGGGCCTGTCCTTTGGGACCTCAGTGGCTTTGGGGATGGCCGTGTACTCCACTGTGATTCAG CCCAGGTGTTTGGTATGTGTGAGTGGCAGTCATGTCCAGCCGGTGAAAGGCTCACTCTCTGATGTCTTCGGCGAGATTAATAA AAACGTCCGTAACACTCGCTATGATGAGGAGAATCGAGTGATCTGGCGGGATCTGCTCCTACCCATTCCAACTGATCCAACCAAGAAAGTGGAT GTGGGGCAGCTGAAATGTCCTGTTCTAATGATAGTGGGTGAGGATGACCAAAACTGGCCTGCCACTGAGTCAGCAGAGGAC atgaagcagatgatgGAAAAAGCAGGAAACAGTCACCTGCTGACCACTCTGTCCTACCCTGGAGCTGGTCACCTGATTGAACCTCCGTATAGTCCTCATATCCGTGCCAGCAACTTCATGGTGGCTGAGACAAAACAAAAGT TGGTGGTTCTTTGGGGAGGAGAGACAGCACCACACGGTCACGCACAGGAAGACTCCTGGAAGAAGATCCTTTCTTTTCTGGAGGAGCACCTATATCGAAGCACAGATGTGACCTCACAGTCAAATCTGTGA
- the LOC110522739 gene encoding acyl-coenzyme A thioesterase 1-like, with protein MNSVPVLTVKPWRALFDEKFHVVVGNLPPTQEVTLHSLHQSEDTDYWEAFGHYVSDAQGRVTVAKDESFGGTYEGVDPMGLLASMRPIPGSRTGLRFRIKEVHTPMVVHISVYRGHVSQGFREQVALASFVTERWYMAPGVRRVDITEGGVTGTLFLPPGPGPFPGVLDMWGGGGGLVEYRAALLASHGFAAMALMYLFPDAQKAATIGFHYIENAFRLLQDHPLVASDKIALLGTSFGASVALSLAVSETVKPICCVCISGSHVLTLKANQSIAESFKVMKEHVHKSRMDENNCIIWRDTLLPIPEDSDLKVDVGRITCPLLLVVGQDDTNWAAVESADDMTQMMERAGNSHLLTTLSYPGAGHLIEPPYGPHCRACTFVLEPGQQRVVVLWGGLTKPHAVAQEDSWKKILDFLQEHLCHSVKPHVHSRL; from the exons ATGAATTCTGTTCCTGTGTTGACTGTAAAACCATGGAGAGCCCTCTTTGATGAGAAGTTCCATGTGGTTGTGGGGAACTTACCACCGACACAGGAGGTCACACTACATTCTTTACATCAGTCTGAAGACACAGACTACTGGGAGGCGTTTGGGCACTATGTCAGTGATGCTCAGGGAAGGGTCACAG TTGCCAAAGATGAAAGTTTTGGGGGCACATATGAGGGTGTTGATCCAATGGGTTTGTTGGCGAGCATGAGACCAATACCTGGTAGTAGAACTGGACTCAG ATTCAGGATTAAAGAAGTCCACACTCCCATGGTGGTGCACATCTCTGTGTACAGGGGACACGTGAGTCAGGGGTTCAGAGAGCAGGTGGCCCTGGCGAGTTTCGTCACAGAGCGCTGGTACATGGCCCCCGGAGTCCGCAGGGTCGACATCACAGAGGGAGGGGTCACAGGTACCCTGTTCCTGCCACCAG GTCCCGGACCCTTCCCTGGAGTTTTAGACATGTGGGGAGGTGGTGGCGGCCTGGTGGAATATCGAGCTGCTCTCTTAGCATCCCACGGTTTTGCTGCCATGGCGTTAATGTACCTCTTCCCAGATGCACAGAAAGCTGCTACCATTGGCTTCCATTACATTGAG AATGCTTTCAGACTGCTGCAGGATCACCCTCTAGTGGCCTCTGACAAAATTGCCCTGCTTGGCACGTCCTTTGGTGCCTCAGTCGCTTTATCACTCGCTGTCTCAGAAACTGTAAAA CCAATATGTTGTGTGTGCATCAGTGGCAGCCATGTTCTTACACTCAAAGCCAACCAGTCCATTGCGGAATCCTTCAAAGTGATGAAAGA ACACGTCCATAAGTCTCGCATGGATGAGAACAATTGCATAATTTGGAGGGACACTCTTCTACCCATTCCAGAGGATTCTGACCTGAAAGTAGAT GTGGGGAGGATAACATGTCCATTACTACTGGTTGTCGGACAAGATGATACGAATTGGGCCGCTGTTGAATCAGCTGATGAT ATGACGCAGATGATGGAGAGAGCAGGGAACAGTCACCTGCTGACCACTCTGTCCTACCCTGGAGCTGGTCACCTGATTGAACCTCCGTATGGTCCCCACTGCAGGGCGTGCACCTTTGTGTTGGAGCCAGGCCAACAGAGAG TGGTAGTGCTGTGGGGAGGCCTCACCAAACCTCACGCCGTTGCACAGGAAGACTCATGGAAGAAGATTCTAGATTTTTTGCAAGAGCATCTCTGTCACAGTGTCAAACCCCATGTGCATTCCAGACTGTGA